GATGCCTTCGCTGATGCAGGAAATTGAACTGGACAAGGATGATCTGGGTATGCTTGATCATGTCACATTTGATTtattccttttattttgaaCTACAGCTACATCATGTTCTGTTCATGTATTGcaactttgtgttgtttgtgtattCTGCTTGCTCAGGCATGATAACCAGCAGTCAGTCTTTGGCCTATGCTATCAGTAAGTTCATCAGTGGAGTCCTTTCAGACCAGATCAGTGCCCGCTGGCTTTTCTCCATTGGATTGTTTTTGGTGGGAGGCATCAATGTTGTCTTTTCCTGGTCATCCACTGTGGCCGTATTCTCTGCCCTATGGTTCCTCAACGGCTTGGGCCAGGGCTTCGGCTGGCCTCCCTGTGGCAGGGTGCTGCGCAAGGTAGCATAGCAATACATTATCCGCACATCATAGAATTTGCTTTTGCATTTCTAAATGCAACTACAATATAAAAGTTTTCCTTTTTGTGTATGCATTTTGACCATTTAAATCTCAACACCCCCAGTTAAATTGGTGAATTAAAATTATTCCTCCAACAACATTATTCTAAAAGCTGCTTCATCTGCATCTTTTTGATTGGCTCTAATTAGATTGGGACCTATAATCTCTGAATCATTCAATGAAATTGAcgtttgtgcatttttttccaatttgttATACTAGGTAATTGTGGTCAATCTAAACCCTGAAAAGTAACTATTTCACGAGCAACTGCAGTAAGTGGAAGACAAAGAAAGCCATATTCTCAAAGTAGAAACCGGACAGGACAGCCAACAGCAGCATGGGAAGAAAGGCAGAAAAGTGACTTCAATTGAGTCCATCACATGAATGACATTGACAGCATTTCATCTTTCCTCTTAGTGGTTCGAGCCCTCTCAGTTTGGAACATGGTGGGCAATCCTGTCATGCAGCATGAATCTGGCCGGCAGCTTGGGCCCGATTATCGCCTCAGTGCTGGCCCAGAGTTACAGCTGGAGGACCATCCTGTGCATGTCCGGAATGATCTGTGTCGTACTCTCCTTTGTTTGCCTGTTGGTCATCAAAAATGAACCCAAGGATGTGGGGTTACCTAATGTTGAAGTGGCGGACAAGAAGAGCAAAGGGGGTGAGTTTACTGACTCGTTAACACTTCCATTACACGACTTCGAATGACCGGGAGTTAGCACACACAAAAGaagacacaattttttttttttatttggaaaaaaaagatactcCCTTGTGAAACCTTGTTTTCATGTCTATGCATTGAGTGACATTTTGGGCAACCTTCCAGGAAGTATTGGTTGAACTCAGCTGTAGAGCCCTTGATTTATTCATGTCTTTTTTCGCACTGCATGTGCCTCTTGCGACTAAAGGTTGACTCTTCTGCAGACTTTGTACCCTGCATAGCCCTCAGGTCTTCACATTCCCCTCATATGAGGGGGATTAGATTCGTCTTCTTGATTCATTTTCTACACCACTTGTCCCCACAGTCGCGGGTGTGCTGCAacttatcccagcagtcatcgggcagtagaacaccctaaactggttgccaaccaattgcagggcacacagaaagaaaagcaaacatccgcactcgcactcatacctggAGTGCTcattcggcctaccaagcatgttttggggatgtgggaggaaactggagtgcccggagaaaacccacgcagccacggggaaaacatgcaaactccacacagggagggccggaggtggaattgaacccgtaACTTCCTAACTTTGAGACAGACATGTCATCCAGTGCGACACCGTGCTGCCACTAATTTGATTCAATGTACATTATTATACCTTGCTTGCATTAATTTCTGTCTAATCCACCCTTTGTCTCCTTCAGAGTCTTCGAGCAATGAGAGCACCCTGTCTGAGTTCCTGCTCTCACCTTACCTGTGGCTCCTTTCCGTGTCCTATCTGGTGGTTTTTGGAGTGAAGACAGCCTGCACCGACTGGGGACAGCTGTTTCTCATTCAGGACAAAGGACAGTCTACGCTAATGGGTATGCAATATTGATGATAAGTGACACTCTACGCTATATAGGGACACTAGCATTGAAGACCAAATGGATAGGTTATGTAAGTACGGCATGTTCACCGTCCATGTGTTGGTTGTGTTGATTCCCTGCTTTCTTCTTCATAGGTAGCTCATACATGAGTGCGCTGGAGTTGGGAGGCCTTATAGGCAGCCTGGCAGCAGGTTATTTCTCTGACAAAGCTGTGGCCAAAGTGAGTTAGCAAGAAACACAGCCCAAACAGTTTTGAATTTCTGTCCTattatttgtttgattttgtacacaAATATCAAATGATTCTTTTCTAATTGGTTGCCTAAATCCTTCAGTCCTCCTCCTGTAGCAGTTTACATAACTGCACCAAATGTACGAAATGTATTCAGTTTGCCATTTAAAGTGATGCAGATATTTGATTGTTTTGC
This genomic window from Syngnathus typhle isolate RoL2023-S1 ecotype Sweden linkage group LG6, RoL_Styp_1.0, whole genome shotgun sequence contains:
- the slc37a4a gene encoding glucose-6-phosphate exchanger SLC37A4a is translated as MGRANYGYYRCTIFLAMFVGYTLYYFNRKTFSFVMPSLMQEIELDKDDLGMITSSQSLAYAISKFISGVLSDQISARWLFSIGLFLVGGINVVFSWSSTVAVFSALWFLNGLGQGFGWPPCGRVLRKWFEPSQFGTWWAILSCSMNLAGSLGPIIASVLAQSYSWRTILCMSGMICVVLSFVCLLVIKNEPKDVGLPNVEVADKKSKGESSSNESTLSEFLLSPYLWLLSVSYLVVFGVKTACTDWGQLFLIQDKGQSTLMGSSYMSALELGGLIGSLAAGYFSDKAVAKQGIKMYGNPRHYVLILMMAGMFVSMYLFRVTVTPDSPKVWILFLGAVFGFSSYGPIALFGVIANESAPSNYCGTSHAIVALMANIGGFLSGLPFSTIAKHHGWETAFWIAEIFCGITAVCFFLLRNIRSKMGHVSKKSD